A section of the Deinococcus taeanensis genome encodes:
- a CDS encoding LptF/LptG family permease produces MTRLTRYVTAELLPPLLAGTLLFTAVLSFGYFFISSQWLQGVPVTLVGRWIAYQVPDTLVKVLPMAVVLMTVVAFGRMSNERELVAVQSGGIGLNQAARPAAVLALLVTALSVWLSLWVAPRANVETRGLYWDVLTGAGLQQLVGKTVDLGNNLTLSMRGYDHTTRRMTGVRLERWEAGSHQRGTLTFADSGTYENRKLTLKGYASFKVNFAAAERTLRTPGLNPLLAAGALRTAFPGVVLPDSAQATLTLDTGLSRKETLARYADAVGADAQGWAQLITALTAPGVSAEERVSARVTLNRKLALPFANLVLALASLPFALRYGRTLGVALGLALLLAVAYYLLFFLGLTLAGAVPGLPEAGVWLANVVFAVLGLSLLRRT; encoded by the coding sequence GTGACCCGCTTGACCCGTTACGTCACGGCGGAACTGCTGCCCCCCCTGCTGGCCGGCACGCTGCTGTTCACGGCCGTCCTGAGCTTCGGGTACTTTTTCATCTCCAGCCAGTGGCTCCAGGGCGTTCCCGTGACGCTGGTCGGCCGCTGGATTGCGTACCAGGTGCCCGACACCCTGGTGAAGGTTCTGCCCATGGCCGTGGTTCTGATGACCGTGGTGGCGTTCGGCCGGATGAGCAACGAGCGAGAACTGGTGGCCGTGCAGTCGGGCGGGATCGGCCTGAACCAGGCCGCGCGGCCCGCCGCGGTCCTGGCGCTGCTGGTCACGGCGCTGTCCGTGTGGCTGAGCCTGTGGGTGGCCCCCCGGGCGAACGTCGAGACCCGCGGCCTGTACTGGGACGTTCTCACGGGCGCCGGACTTCAGCAGCTTGTGGGGAAGACCGTGGACCTGGGCAACAACCTCACGCTGTCCATGCGCGGCTATGATCACACCACGCGCCGCATGACGGGCGTGCGCCTGGAGCGCTGGGAGGCGGGCAGCCATCAGCGGGGCACGCTGACCTTCGCCGACAGCGGCACCTACGAGAACCGCAAACTCACCCTGAAAGGTTACGCGAGCTTCAAGGTGAATTTCGCCGCGGCCGAGCGGACGTTGCGCACGCCGGGCCTGAATCCGCTGCTCGCTGCGGGCGCGCTGCGCACGGCGTTTCCCGGTGTGGTCCTCCCGGACAGCGCGCAGGCCACCCTGACGCTCGACACCGGCCTGAGCCGCAAGGAAACGCTGGCCCGGTACGCCGACGCTGTGGGTGCAGACGCGCAGGGGTGGGCGCAGCTGATCACGGCCCTGACCGCACCCGGCGTCAGTGCCGAGGAGCGCGTCTCGGCGCGGGTCACGCTGAACCGTAAGCTCGCGCTGCCCTTCGCGAATCTGGTGCTGGCTCTGGCGTCCCTGCCGTTCGCACTGCGGTATGGGCGCACGCTGGGCGTCGCGCTGGGTCTGGCGCTGCTGCTGGCCGTGGCGTACTACCTGCTGTTCTTTCTGGGCCTCACGCTGGCCGGCGCTGTTCCTGGACTTCCCGAGGCGGGCGTCTGGCTGGCGAACGTGGTGTTCGCGGTGCTGGGCCTGAGCCTGCTGAGGCGCACGTGA
- a CDS encoding MGDG synthase family glycosyltransferase: MTPVQTPAQTPLRALIVSASFGSGHHQANGALEAALRVRGVPLDARHADLLKYMSTPERLVTAGTYDLWLRHAPGIYRAFYHLTDTDRAPTAQTFGWLGYPAMRRDVLEVQPEAVVSSYPTPAALADNVRRRAHLNFLNALVITDYRVHQHWARAEADVLMVPSEEAREQMDRWRIPHSRIEVTGIPIAQVYRDLIGAPKGPLRLKHGLDPELPLILISGGGTGSYRALGRVLTELGNLGRPVQVLVLAGADGHGVAQVGGATLHRLGFTTNFPELLAASDLVVGKAGGLTVAESTTLGVPLVVHAPIPGQEEFNTNYLARHGAALWAHDLRDLRPAVLRALDPDERSRMSHAARQVSTPDAADRVAQVLLRRLGRA; this comes from the coding sequence GTGACGCCCGTGCAGACCCCGGCGCAGACGCCCCTGCGGGCCCTGATCGTCTCGGCGTCCTTCGGCAGCGGGCATCACCAGGCCAATGGCGCGCTTGAGGCCGCGCTGCGCGTCCGGGGCGTGCCGCTGGACGCCCGGCATGCGGACCTCCTGAAGTACATGAGCACCCCCGAACGTCTGGTCACGGCCGGCACGTACGACCTGTGGCTGCGGCACGCCCCGGGCATCTACCGCGCGTTCTATCACCTGACCGACACCGACCGCGCCCCCACCGCGCAGACTTTCGGGTGGCTCGGGTACCCTGCCATGCGGCGCGATGTGCTGGAGGTGCAGCCCGAAGCGGTCGTAAGTTCCTACCCCACCCCGGCGGCGCTGGCGGACAATGTGCGCCGCCGCGCGCACCTGAACTTCCTGAACGCGCTGGTCATCACCGATTACCGCGTGCACCAGCACTGGGCGCGCGCCGAGGCGGACGTGCTGATGGTGCCCAGCGAGGAGGCGCGTGAGCAGATGGACCGCTGGCGCATTCCGCACAGCCGCATTGAGGTGACCGGCATCCCCATCGCGCAGGTGTACCGCGACCTGATCGGTGCGCCGAAAGGCCCGCTGCGCCTGAAGCACGGCCTGGACCCGGAGTTGCCACTGATCCTGATTTCCGGAGGTGGAACCGGCAGCTACCGCGCCCTGGGCCGCGTGCTGACCGAGCTGGGCAATCTGGGCCGACCCGTGCAAGTCCTGGTCCTGGCGGGCGCGGACGGGCACGGCGTGGCCCAGGTGGGTGGCGCGACCCTGCACCGCCTGGGGTTCACCACGAACTTCCCGGAACTGCTGGCCGCGTCGGACCTCGTGGTCGGCAAGGCCGGCGGTCTGACCGTCGCGGAATCCACGACCCTGGGGGTGCCTCTGGTCGTGCACGCCCCGATTCCCGGACAGGAAGAATTCAATACCAACTACCTGGCCCGGCACGGCGCGGCGCTCTGGGCGCACGACCTGCGCGACCTGCGGCCCGCCGTGCTCCGCGCCCTGGACCCCGATGAGCGTTCACGCATGTCGCATGCGGCGCGCCAGGTCAGTACGCCGGACGCGGCCGACCGGGTCGCCCAGGTGCTCCTGCGCCGCCTGGGCCGCGCGTGA
- a CDS encoding glycerol-3-phosphate acyltransferase codes for MLFLSALLLLVAFLAGSVPVGNAVLTRAGVNVRMTNAHNLGVENVLYRVGPALAGLTALLDAAKGFLAVLMASSLGVPEVTVMAALAAYLGHLNPPRFLFGPTPPRGRGNLVLLGVLAGLAVAAAVPLWAAALPVVVYAGVAGFWGYVSGATLAGLLTFTLAVASLPLSPAAKLAALALLVAATWRFKENLGRMADGTEPRLGDPVPLAGRRTDEVVAAFMIHPMSLENFWSARRFAWLRPLVEKGLVSERGVRQMAESLRPMKVGELQGIRTTDGKSIRCYLLSSPLLPDVFRDNPDLATKRAIEGARLAQELGAEVFGLGAFWSVVGNKGLDVQAAVPDITITNGGAYTSGTIKAAIPGILEHFAAQGRDLRGATAGIVGANGVVAFGIARTIAPQVGKLILIGRDLERLERSAAALRRAARDTEIITTTSYDTLKEADLIFSATSDPNPVIFPQHVKPGVWIFDEGRPADVHESVHALPGVRVIPGGVVRPPGGMTSNIDLQFGTGQVPACLAETLIIAATGEHHRKSLGQQTLTDNINFFVEQAEHLGFQVVE; via the coding sequence ATGTTGTTTCTTTCGGCCCTGCTGCTGCTCGTGGCGTTCCTGGCGGGCAGCGTGCCCGTCGGGAACGCCGTTCTGACGCGTGCGGGGGTGAACGTGCGCATGACCAACGCGCACAACCTCGGCGTGGAAAACGTCCTGTACCGCGTTGGACCTGCCTTGGCGGGCCTCACCGCTCTGCTGGACGCCGCCAAGGGGTTTCTCGCTGTCCTGATGGCCTCCAGCCTCGGCGTGCCGGAAGTGACGGTCATGGCCGCCCTGGCCGCGTACCTGGGGCACCTGAATCCTCCCCGCTTCCTGTTCGGGCCGACGCCCCCGCGCGGGCGCGGGAACCTGGTGCTGCTGGGGGTTCTGGCGGGCCTGGCGGTGGCCGCCGCAGTGCCGCTGTGGGCGGCGGCCCTGCCGGTGGTGGTGTACGCGGGCGTTGCGGGCTTCTGGGGGTACGTGAGTGGCGCGACGCTGGCCGGCCTGCTGACCTTCACGCTGGCGGTGGCGTCCCTGCCGCTGAGCCCGGCTGCGAAACTGGCGGCCCTGGCGCTCCTGGTGGCGGCCACGTGGCGCTTCAAGGAGAACCTGGGCCGCATGGCAGACGGCACCGAACCGCGGCTCGGCGATCCGGTGCCCCTCGCTGGCCGCCGCACCGACGAGGTTGTCGCCGCGTTCATGATTCACCCCATGTCGCTGGAGAACTTCTGGAGCGCGCGCCGCTTTGCGTGGCTGCGCCCCCTGGTGGAAAAAGGTCTGGTCAGCGAGCGCGGCGTGCGGCAGATGGCCGAGAGCCTGCGGCCCATGAAGGTGGGCGAACTGCAGGGAATCCGCACCACGGACGGCAAGAGCATCCGCTGCTACCTGCTGTCCAGTCCGCTGCTTCCCGACGTGTTCCGTGACAACCCGGACCTCGCCACGAAACGTGCCATTGAAGGCGCACGCCTCGCGCAGGAACTCGGCGCAGAAGTGTTCGGGCTCGGTGCGTTCTGGTCGGTCGTGGGGAACAAGGGCCTGGACGTGCAGGCGGCCGTGCCGGACATCACCATCACGAACGGCGGCGCGTACACCTCCGGCACCATCAAGGCCGCGATTCCCGGCATCCTGGAACACTTTGCCGCGCAGGGCCGTGATCTGCGTGGCGCCACGGCAGGCATCGTCGGTGCGAACGGCGTGGTGGCTTTCGGAATCGCCCGCACCATCGCCCCGCAGGTGGGGAAGCTCATCCTGATCGGCCGGGACCTGGAGCGGCTGGAACGCAGCGCTGCCGCCCTGCGCCGCGCCGCGCGGGACACCGAGATCATCACCACGACGAGTTACGACACCCTGAAGGAAGCCGACCTGATCTTCAGCGCCACGAGCGACCCGAACCCTGTGATCTTTCCGCAGCACGTCAAGCCCGGCGTGTGGATCTTCGACGAGGGGCGCCCCGCCGACGTGCATGAGAGCGTGCACGCCCTGCCGGGCGTGCGGGTCATTCCCGGCGGCGTGGTTCGCCCTCCGGGCGGCATGACCAGCAATATCGACCTGCAGTTCGGAACTGGACAGGTGCCCGCGTGCCTCGCCGAAACGCTGATCATCGCGGCGACCGGTGAGCACCACCGCAAGAGCCTGGGGCAGCAGACCCTGACGGACAACATCAATTTCTTCGTGGAGCAGGCCGAGCACCTGGGCTTCCAGGTCGTCGAATAA
- a CDS encoding DUF4388 domain-containing protein gives MQGLLSDVPLMGVLELIHTTRQTGVLDVQTSVPFTVAFMNGEIVAGGIIDWLGTEAIQACPILADSGTFRFEPRDVTGTPLAPYGHFSTDWARIGDEWDQVCALIGSPSQLLQGPLPMFDIPGGRSVRAVARETEQPLFQVAQLAAQGVRDGRLIPQGRFEWARLKLQPAGQRAAVHPVARQLDGERTLADAVGEGTSIRDVREYLLGELRLGLRFAGSGWVMRDLVWEARHVQDDPSAD, from the coding sequence ATGCAAGGTCTTCTCAGCGATGTTCCCCTGATGGGTGTGCTGGAACTGATTCACACCACGCGCCAGACCGGCGTGCTGGACGTGCAGACCAGCGTTCCGTTCACCGTGGCATTCATGAACGGTGAAATTGTTGCCGGCGGCATCATCGACTGGCTCGGCACCGAAGCGATCCAGGCCTGCCCGATCCTGGCGGACTCCGGTACCTTCCGGTTCGAACCCCGTGACGTGACCGGCACGCCCCTGGCCCCGTACGGACATTTCTCAACCGACTGGGCCCGCATCGGTGATGAATGGGATCAGGTCTGTGCCCTGATCGGCAGTCCCAGCCAGCTGCTTCAGGGCCCCCTGCCCATGTTCGACATTCCAGGCGGCCGCTCGGTGCGCGCCGTGGCCCGCGAGACCGAGCAGCCTCTGTTTCAGGTGGCGCAGCTGGCCGCGCAGGGCGTCCGTGACGGCCGCCTGATCCCGCAGGGACGGTTCGAGTGGGCGCGCCTGAAACTCCAGCCGGCCGGTCAGCGGGCAGCGGTGCACCCGGTTGCGCGCCAGCTGGACGGCGAACGGACCCTGGCCGACGCGGTGGGTGAGGGCACCAGTATCCGCGACGTGCGTGAATACCTGCTCGGAGAGCTGCGCCTGGGACTCCGTTTCGCCGGGAGCGGCTGGGTCATGCGGGACCTTGTGTGGGAAGCCAGGCACGTGCAGGACGACCCCAGCGCGGACTGA
- the fabZ gene encoding 3-hydroxyacyl-ACP dehydratase FabZ: MDPLLIQDVLKTLPHRFPFVLVDRVLSVQDGTVHALKNVTINEPFFPGHFPQEPVMPGVLIIEALAQASMFCLHGQLEPGSVGYLAGVDGARFKRKVIPGDQLHLHVKLEFLRRGLGKTTCRAEVDGELAAEATILFAVAKG, translated from the coding sequence ATGGACCCCCTGCTGATCCAAGACGTTCTCAAGACCCTCCCGCACCGCTTTCCCTTTGTGCTCGTGGACCGCGTTCTGTCGGTGCAGGACGGCACCGTGCACGCGCTGAAGAACGTCACGATCAACGAACCGTTCTTTCCGGGCCATTTTCCACAGGAACCCGTGATGCCCGGCGTGCTGATCATCGAGGCCCTCGCGCAGGCCAGCATGTTCTGCCTGCACGGGCAGCTGGAGCCCGGCTCGGTCGGGTACCTCGCCGGTGTGGACGGCGCCCGCTTCAAACGGAAGGTCATTCCCGGCGATCAGCTGCACCTGCACGTGAAACTGGAGTTCCTGCGCCGCGGCCTGGGCAAAACCACCTGCCGCGCCGAGGTGGACGGGGAACTCGCGGCGGAAGCCACGATTCTCTTCGCGGTTGCCAAAGGGTGA
- a CDS encoding phospholipase D-like domain-containing protein: protein MRRALLLGLMMCGAPAQAARLPIYLGPAQLAWVQPPAACAKPVAPLERVVWTLDRQRGGPDLSCDNAFVSYLRTPQDLDSPRDAYQVLADQIQDARAEVLLASMEWQSGPGQPGGTFVQAAARLYRRVQARPGAYPQGMTVRVLLGNFPDLIRPDGATQILALARALRDAGVPLRDERAGWTLTLLNYGYLPHSHVKLHVIDGQDLTVAGYNFTAWHLPGGQPGARNLHDLGLRLRGPVAQAGVAAFDDLWRHSEELECPPDVPPGQVGASCRLVPAAPPSHPPLAARAVSAGSARAFVLYRRPAGEDFADRASLALMNAAQRSIGLMQADFSPGLECWFGYLNPDSCPLNHLPVYFPALLDAMKRGVQVRLLVVNYGFGKPANRTGVALMRRELRRRGLDDRFEARYVTYNMHAKVMTVDHDMVVAGSMNFHFSAWGSLGLAEAALATSDPQAVAQQDRTFESAWATGSVAIPEERWLARVPRDLLPASATPRGDGGP from the coding sequence ATGAGACGGGCACTGCTTCTGGGACTGATGATGTGCGGCGCGCCTGCCCAGGCGGCCCGCCTGCCCATCTACCTGGGTCCCGCTCAGCTTGCCTGGGTGCAGCCGCCCGCCGCGTGTGCCAAGCCGGTGGCGCCGCTGGAGCGCGTGGTGTGGACGCTGGACCGGCAGCGGGGCGGGCCGGACCTCAGCTGCGACAACGCCTTCGTGTCGTACCTGCGCACCCCCCAGGACCTGGATTCTCCCCGCGACGCGTACCAGGTGCTGGCGGACCAGATTCAGGACGCGCGGGCCGAGGTGCTGCTTGCCAGCATGGAGTGGCAGAGCGGGCCGGGTCAGCCCGGCGGGACGTTTGTGCAGGCGGCCGCGCGGCTGTACCGCCGCGTTCAGGCCCGCCCGGGTGCGTACCCGCAGGGCATGACGGTACGTGTCCTGCTCGGAAACTTCCCGGACCTAATCCGGCCGGACGGGGCCACGCAGATCCTCGCCCTGGCGCGCGCCCTGCGGGACGCGGGCGTGCCCCTGCGCGACGAGCGCGCCGGATGGACCCTGACCCTCCTGAATTACGGGTACCTGCCGCACAGTCACGTGAAACTGCACGTCATTGACGGGCAGGACCTCACGGTGGCCGGGTACAACTTCACCGCGTGGCACCTGCCGGGCGGGCAGCCCGGCGCGCGTAACCTGCACGACCTGGGCCTGCGGCTGCGCGGCCCCGTGGCGCAGGCCGGCGTGGCCGCCTTCGATGACCTGTGGCGGCACAGCGAGGAACTCGAGTGTCCTCCGGACGTGCCCCCGGGGCAGGTCGGTGCGTCATGCCGTCTGGTGCCGGCCGCGCCGCCCAGCCACCCGCCGCTGGCCGCGCGCGCTGTGAGTGCCGGGAGCGCCCGGGCGTTTGTGCTGTACCGCCGGCCGGCCGGGGAGGACTTCGCGGACCGGGCGTCCCTGGCCCTGATGAACGCCGCCCAACGCAGCATCGGCCTGATGCAGGCGGATTTCAGTCCCGGCCTGGAATGCTGGTTCGGCTACCTGAATCCGGACTCGTGCCCCCTGAACCACCTGCCCGTGTACTTTCCTGCGCTGCTGGACGCCATGAAGCGCGGGGTGCAGGTCCGTCTCCTGGTCGTGAACTACGGGTTCGGGAAGCCGGCCAACCGCACCGGCGTCGCGCTGATGCGCCGTGAACTGCGCCGCCGGGGTCTGGATGACCGCTTCGAGGCACGGTACGTGACCTACAACATGCATGCCAAGGTGATGACCGTGGACCATGACATGGTCGTGGCGGGCAGCATGAACTTTCACTTCAGCGCGTGGGGATCTCTGGGTCTCGCCGAGGCGGCCCTGGCGACCAGTGACCCGCAGGCCGTGGCCCAACAGGACCGGACCTTCGAGTCCGCGTGGGCCACAGGCAGCGTCGCCATTCCCGAGGAGCGCTGGCTGGCCCGCGTGCCCCGTGACCTGCTGCCGGCCTCCGCCACACCCCGCGGAGACGGCGGGCCGTAG
- the ispH gene encoding 4-hydroxy-3-methylbut-2-enyl diphosphate reductase: protein MIERIHLAKPRGFCAGVVMAIQAVEKAARTEDRPVTVYHSIVHNHTVVDRLQQGHGVHFVEDLEAVEALPQGGQTVVFSAHGIAPAVRERARQLGLATIDATCPLVTKVHTEAKKYAREGYTILLIGDSARHQEVIGTRGEAPDHTVVVGVLGKTGEGLADPHTVQVPDPERLVVLTQTTLSVDDTRRTIEILRARFPALVVPPSEDLCYATKNRQDAVKAIAPLVDVFLVLTSTHSSNGMRLLELAESECGRSVRLETAADLVGVDLTGARSVGITSAASTPDDLVQAVVAHFRALNPALEVIEEGEWENIEFREPRKILPSQALPRTMQ, encoded by the coding sequence ATGATCGAGCGGATTCACCTGGCCAAACCCCGCGGCTTCTGCGCCGGGGTCGTGATGGCCATTCAGGCGGTCGAGAAGGCCGCGCGGACAGAGGACCGGCCCGTGACGGTGTACCACTCCATCGTGCACAACCACACCGTGGTGGACCGGCTGCAGCAGGGGCACGGCGTGCACTTCGTGGAGGACCTGGAGGCTGTGGAGGCCCTGCCGCAGGGCGGGCAGACCGTGGTGTTCAGCGCGCACGGGATCGCGCCGGCCGTCAGGGAACGGGCGCGTCAGCTGGGTCTCGCCACCATCGACGCCACGTGCCCGCTGGTGACGAAGGTGCACACCGAGGCGAAGAAGTACGCCCGGGAGGGCTACACCATCCTGCTGATCGGTGACAGCGCCCGGCACCAGGAAGTGATCGGCACGCGCGGCGAGGCGCCGGACCACACGGTGGTGGTGGGCGTGCTCGGGAAAACCGGCGAGGGGCTGGCAGACCCGCACACGGTGCAGGTGCCGGACCCGGAGCGGCTGGTGGTGCTCACGCAGACCACCCTCAGCGTGGACGACACCCGGCGCACCATCGAGATTCTCCGGGCGCGTTTCCCGGCGCTGGTCGTGCCGCCCAGCGAGGACCTGTGCTACGCCACGAAGAACCGGCAGGACGCCGTGAAGGCCATCGCTCCCCTGGTGGATGTGTTTCTGGTGCTGACCAGCACGCACAGCAGCAACGGCATGCGCCTGCTGGAACTGGCGGAGTCGGAGTGCGGCCGTTCGGTGCGGCTGGAAACCGCGGCGGACCTCGTGGGCGTAGACCTGACCGGAGCCCGGTCGGTCGGGATCACCAGTGCAGCCAGCACGCCGGACGATCTGGTGCAGGCGGTCGTGGCACATTTCCGGGCGCTGAACCCCGCGCTGGAGGTCATTGAGGAAGGGGAGTGGGAGAACATCGAGTTCCGCGAGCCGCGCAAGATCCTGCCTTCCCAGGCGCTGCCGCGCACCATGCAGTAG
- a CDS encoding class I SAM-dependent methyltransferase, translating into MNYDDFADLYDHQYDVYRDDLHHYARVGEQARGPVLEIGSGTGRVTTFLARRGVVITGLEPSARMIDRARERAARDGLQVTYVQGDARTFQLPERFDTIIAPFNALMHLYTPNEQLQALENIHAHLQTGGTFTFDLYVPRFGKPNTVRHEGETFHGPDGHRTDVFLVQRHDKPRQHITTEYHVDTTAPDGTLTRRHYTLTQRYYTRYEMEWLVRFAGFEIPRVTGSFQGGPLDARSDVMVFTTRAL; encoded by the coding sequence GTGAACTACGACGACTTCGCCGACCTGTACGACCACCAGTACGACGTGTACCGCGACGACCTGCACCACTACGCGCGGGTGGGCGAACAGGCGCGGGGGCCCGTGCTGGAGATCGGGTCGGGCACCGGGCGCGTCACGACGTTCCTGGCGCGGCGCGGCGTGGTGATCACGGGACTGGAGCCCAGTGCACGCATGATCGACCGGGCGCGCGAACGCGCCGCCAGGGACGGCCTTCAGGTCACGTACGTGCAGGGGGATGCCCGCACCTTCCAGCTGCCCGAACGCTTCGACACGATCATCGCGCCGTTTAACGCCCTGATGCACCTGTACACCCCGAATGAACAGTTACAGGCCCTGGAGAACATTCACGCGCACCTTCAGACCGGCGGCACCTTCACCTTTGACCTGTACGTCCCGCGGTTCGGAAAACCCAACACGGTCCGGCACGAAGGCGAAACATTCCACGGGCCGGACGGACACCGCACGGACGTGTTCCTGGTGCAGCGTCATGACAAACCCCGCCAGCACATCACCACCGAGTACCACGTGGACACCACTGCCCCCGACGGCACCCTGACGCGACGGCATTACACCCTCACCCAGCGGTACTACACCCGGTACGAGATGGAATGGCTGGTGCGCTTCGCAGGTTTCGAGATTCCCCGGGTCACAGGATCATTCCAGGGTGGGCCACTGGACGCCCGCAGCGACGTCATGGTGTTCACGACCAGGGCCCTGTAG
- a CDS encoding polysaccharide deacetylase family protein, producing the protein MKAGRRVLLGTVVWLGTYIGLPYLLSQRGGLGLIRSGRGARQVALTFDDGPDPATTPAVLDALRAAGVHAAFFVLPEQAERHPALLRQLLDEGHEVHPHGNLHRHAWFLTPWRAFRDPGDAARRIARLTGRRATRQRPPHGGYTLATLLGQRATGLTGVHWTVEARDWAPDATPQGVRSAVRQQVHPGAIIVLHDAGPGGRTTPTALPGILRDLLEQGYDVVPLQELQGARPGRWQDLAGALRGRH; encoded by the coding sequence GTGAAGGCCGGGCGCCGGGTGCTGCTGGGCACCGTAGTCTGGCTGGGTACGTACATCGGGCTTCCGTACCTGCTCAGCCAGCGTGGCGGCCTCGGCCTGATCCGGTCCGGGCGGGGCGCGCGGCAGGTGGCCCTCACGTTTGATGACGGTCCGGACCCAGCCACCACACCCGCGGTGCTGGACGCATTAAGGGCGGCGGGCGTCCATGCGGCGTTCTTCGTGCTTCCCGAACAGGCCGAGCGTCATCCCGCCTTGCTGCGCCAATTGCTGGATGAGGGTCACGAGGTCCACCCGCACGGCAACCTGCACCGCCACGCCTGGTTCCTGACCCCGTGGCGGGCGTTCCGCGACCCGGGCGACGCCGCACGCCGGATCGCCCGCCTGACCGGGCGGCGCGCCACCCGGCAGCGTCCCCCCCACGGTGGCTACACGCTCGCCACGCTGCTGGGTCAGCGCGCCACCGGGCTTACCGGCGTGCACTGGACCGTCGAGGCGCGCGACTGGGCGCCGGACGCCACGCCGCAAGGCGTGCGCAGCGCCGTGCGCCAGCAGGTGCACCCCGGCGCGATCATCGTGCTGCACGACGCCGGGCCCGGGGGCCGCACGACACCCACCGCCCTGCCGGGCATCCTGCGGGACCTGCTGGAGCAGGGGTACGACGTGGTGCCCCTGCAGGAGTTGCAGGGCGCCCGGCCCGGGCGCTGGCAGGACCTCGCGGGCGCCCTGCGCGGACGGCACTGA
- a CDS encoding DUF1294 domain-containing protein — MLVTVQEGAGLLLRLFVAWQLLWGLVAFVSVWRDKRLAQQGRARLPERQLHALEAWGGWLGSWAAQLVFRHKTRKRTYQRIFRRRMLWWSAAWVLGLLASVALHRGLFN, encoded by the coding sequence ATGCTGGTTACTGTGCAGGAAGGAGCGGGACTGCTGCTGCGGCTGTTCGTGGCGTGGCAGCTGCTCTGGGGTCTGGTGGCCTTTGTGAGTGTGTGGCGGGACAAGCGTCTGGCACAGCAGGGGAGGGCGCGGCTCCCGGAGCGTCAGTTGCATGCGCTGGAGGCGTGGGGTGGGTGGCTGGGGTCATGGGCGGCGCAGCTGGTGTTCCGGCACAAGACCCGCAAGCGGACGTATCAGCGGATCTTTCGTCGCCGGATGCTGTGGTGGAGCGCGGCGTGGGTGCTGGGACTCCTTGCGTCCGTTGCTCTCCACCGAGGCCTTTTCAATTGA
- a CDS encoding [LysW]-aminoadipate kinase, with protein sequence MIVVKVGGSAGIDYDAVCADIAQRWHAGERLILVHGGSGETNRVAEALGHPPRFVTSPSGYTSRFTDRQTLEIFEMVYCGKMNKGIVERLQRLGVNAVGLSGLDGRIFEGKHKDSVRAVENGKVKVLRGDHTGTVERVNTHLIDLLLTAGYLPVLTPPASSYEGVAINVDGDRAAAALAVALKADALLLLSNVPGLLRAYPDESSLIREIPAANVEAYLEFAQDRMKKKVLGAAEAVQGGVRRVIFGDARHGQPVSAALSGQGTVVS encoded by the coding sequence ATGATTGTTGTGAAGGTCGGCGGAAGCGCCGGAATCGACTACGACGCAGTCTGCGCCGACATCGCACAGCGCTGGCACGCTGGCGAACGTCTCATCCTCGTCCACGGCGGCAGCGGCGAAACCAACCGCGTTGCCGAAGCGCTCGGGCACCCACCACGCTTCGTCACCAGCCCCAGCGGCTACACCAGCCGCTTCACCGACCGCCAGACCCTCGAAATTTTCGAGATGGTGTACTGCGGAAAGATGAACAAAGGCATCGTAGAACGCCTCCAGCGCCTCGGCGTCAACGCCGTCGGGCTCTCTGGGCTCGACGGCCGGATCTTCGAAGGCAAGCACAAGGACTCCGTGCGCGCCGTCGAGAATGGCAAGGTCAAAGTGCTGCGCGGCGACCACACCGGCACCGTCGAACGGGTCAACACGCACCTCATTGACCTGCTCCTCACCGCCGGGTACCTCCCCGTCCTCACGCCCCCTGCAAGTTCCTACGAGGGCGTCGCCATCAACGTCGACGGCGACCGCGCCGCCGCCGCCCTGGCCGTCGCCCTGAAAGCCGACGCGCTGCTGCTGCTCTCCAACGTGCCAGGCCTGCTGCGCGCCTACCCCGACGAAAGCAGCCTGATCCGGGAGATTCCCGCCGCGAACGTCGAGGCCTACCTGGAATTTGCGCAGGACCGCATGAAGAAGAAAGTCCTCGGCGCGGCCGAAGCGGTGCAGGGCGGCGTGCGCCGCGTCATCTTCGGCGACGCGCGGCACGGACAGCCCGTCAGCGCCGCGCTGTCCGGTCAGGGCACCGTCGTCTCCTGA